The Alteromonas macleodii ATCC 27126 genome segment AAAGTCAGCTACAAATTATCCCCGACGCGGGGCACAGTACTTCCGAGCCTAGTATAGGTTACGCGCTCTGCCGTGCTACCCGCGACATGTCTCGCTTTATTCAGGAGTCGTCGAAGTGATAGGACTAATTCAACGCGTATCGGAAGCCAATGTCACCGTTGCCGGTAATGTTATCGGCGAAATTGGTAAAGGCATGTTGGTGCTCTTGGGTGTTGAGAAAGAAGACGGTGACGCGGAAATAGAGAAACTAGCAAATAAGCTCTGTCGATATCGCATGTTCAGTGACGAAGACGGAAAAATGAATCTAAATGTTGAGCAAGTGGGAGGCGAAATACTGGTGGTCTCTCAGTTCACACTCGTAGCCGATACGCAGAAAGGTAATCGCCCTGGTTTTTCACGCGGTGCATCGCCAGAACACGGCCAAGCCATTTATGAAAAGTTCGTTCAGTCTTTAAAAGATAAAGGTATGGTGGTGGCCACCGGCGAGTTCGGTGCTGATATGCAGGTAGGCCTAATTAATGACGGCCCCGTCACCTTTCAATTTGGCGTATAACGGGTAAAATCGTACGCTTCGTCAGCATCCCAAACTTGCTTACATAATTAAGCTTGTACCTCATGTATTCTTACGTTTAAATACTCGTTCATTCATTTAAGAAGGCCGGTTTATTGTGTACAAGGTAGTCACACCAAAAAGCGATGCCGAGTTTGAAGCCTATTTTCATTTTCGGTGGGAACACTTACGCCAGCCATGGAATTTCCCTCCAGGCTCTGAAAAAGACGAATATGAGCAAGTCGCAGAGCACCGTATTATTACTAACCGAAATGGCGAAATTGTAGCTTGCGGCCGTGTTCATTTGAACACAGCCGAAGAGGCACAAATTCGTCACATTGCGGTTCACCCAGGCCATCAACGCAAGGGCTTAGGCCAAATGATCATGGCCGCACTAGAAAACGTTGCGAAAGACTTGGGCGCCGAGCGCGCTGTAACGAACAGCCGCGAAATATCTATCGACTTTTTTAGCGCATGTGGCTTTGAAGTTGAGCGTGAAGCGCCTAACGAACTAGGCATGCTTAAACGTCAACAAATGGTCAAGAAGTTCACTGAAAACAACACATTAGTACTTCACCCTAAGTGGTGTAAATCACTGCAAGAGACATGGTCTGAGACCATTCCCATTACCGAGCACATGGGAATTAAGCTTTACCAGTACACAGGCCGCACGCTTGAAACCCGTGCATCATTAAACAAAAACATCAATATTCACGGCACTATGTTTGCTGGCAGTATTTTTTCTCTAGCTACACTAACTGGCTGGGGCATGATTTACTTGCAGCTTAAAGAGCGTGGATTAGACGGTGACATTGTATTGGGCGATGGTGATATCCATTACCACAAACCCATCACGATGAAACCAAGGGCAATCTGTAATATTGAAACCTTGTCTGGAAAATTCAAGCCGCTAGAGAACGACAACAAGGCAAGGTTTGAGCTGAGTGTGGCAATTTTAGATGGCGACACCCCTGTGGCGGAATTTGAAGGGGTATTCTACGTACTTCCTCCCTCTAAAAATGAAGAAGAGTAGCGTTACGGATTAGCGATCATCACTAATTCGTACGAGCCGTCACTAAGAACAAAAATCCACTCATAAAAAAAGCGCCGTTAAGGCGCTTTTTACGTCGTTAAGCTATGTGTAAGCTATGCACTGCGTGTACTACGCGACCATAGCTGCTTGAAGCTTTTTCATCGCGTTCTTTTCAATTTGACGAACACGCTCTGCAGAAACCTGATATTTATCAGCTAAGTCTTGCAGAGTAATCTTGTTGTCTGCTAACCAACGAGTTTCGATGATATCTTGGCTACGCTCGTCTAGCGTTTTAATCGCTGAGTACAAGCGCTTGCTCGCCGCTGTATCCCAGTCGTTGTTGATTACGTCAGTTTCAACATCTGAAGATTTGTCTTCTAAATACTGAACTGGCGCAAAATTGCCTGTTTCATCTTCGTCCGCAGTTAAATCGAACGCTTGGTCTTGAGAACTCATACGCGCTTCCATTTGAAGCACTTCTTTTGTACTCACGCCTAATTCGTTCGCTACTGTTTGCACTTCGTCATGAGTAAACCAACCAAGACGCTTCTTCGCCTTACGAAGGTTAAAGAACAGTTTGCGCTGCGCTTTGGTTGTCGCAACTTTCACTATTCGCCAGTTTTTAAGTACAAACTCATGAATTTCTGCTTTGATCCAATGTACCGCGAAAGAAACCAAACGTACGCCCACTGTTGGGTCGAAACGCTTAACGGCTTTCATCAGACCGATGTTACCTTCTTGAATTAAGTCGGCTTGTGGTAAGCCATAACCTGAGTAAGATTTTGCAATGT includes the following:
- the dtd gene encoding D-aminoacyl-tRNA deacylase: MIGLIQRVSEANVTVAGNVIGEIGKGMLVLLGVEKEDGDAEIEKLANKLCRYRMFSDEDGKMNLNVEQVGGEILVVSQFTLVADTQKGNRPGFSRGASPEHGQAIYEKFVQSLKDKGMVVATGEFGADMQVGLINDGPVTFQFGV
- a CDS encoding bifunctional GNAT family N-acetyltransferase/hotdog fold thioesterase — protein: MYKVVTPKSDAEFEAYFHFRWEHLRQPWNFPPGSEKDEYEQVAEHRIITNRNGEIVACGRVHLNTAEEAQIRHIAVHPGHQRKGLGQMIMAALENVAKDLGAERAVTNSREISIDFFSACGFEVEREAPNELGMLKRQQMVKKFTENNTLVLHPKWCKSLQETWSETIPITEHMGIKLYQYTGRTLETRASLNKNINIHGTMFAGSIFSLATLTGWGMIYLQLKERGLDGDIVLGDGDIHYHKPITMKPRAICNIETLSGKFKPLENDNKARFELSVAILDGDTPVAEFEGVFYVLPPSKNEEE
- the rpoH gene encoding RNA polymerase sigma factor RpoH; amino-acid sequence: MSNNLQSMALSVPHSGSIEGYIQAVSSIDMLSAEEERELAVRLREDEDLQAARKLVMSHLRFVVHIAKSYSGYGLPQADLIQEGNIGLMKAVKRFDPTVGVRLVSFAVHWIKAEIHEFVLKNWRIVKVATTKAQRKLFFNLRKAKKRLGWFTHDEVQTVANELGVSTKEVLQMEARMSSQDQAFDLTADEDETGNFAPVQYLEDKSSDVETDVINNDWDTAASKRLYSAIKTLDERSQDIIETRWLADNKITLQDLADKYQVSAERVRQIEKNAMKKLQAAMVA